A DNA window from Candidatus Dadabacteria bacterium contains the following coding sequences:
- the moeB gene encoding molybdopterin-synthase adenylyltransferase MoeB: MELTKEQASRYGRHLILPEVGPEGQKKLLGARVLCIGAGGLGSPLALYLAAAGVGNIGIVDFDVVDFSNLQRQIIHGESTLGQLKAESAKKRIGDLNSDVQVTIHNERLSSGNAMEIIGGYDVVVDGTDNFPTRYLVNDACVLSGKPNVYGSIFRFEGQVSVFDAKRGPCYRCLYPEPPPPGLVPSCAEGGVLGVLPGIVGAMQAAETVKLILGTGEPLVGRLLFIDVLEMSPREMKLRKDKSCPICGDAPTVTELIDYEQFCGIPVGDESIAQSAVGENEISVEEFRKLWNGGDSPKLVDVREPHEHEICRIEGSVLLPLSEIEGRMGELDSADSIVIHCHHGGRSLKAAELLIEKGFTKVKSLKGGIDEWAEKFDPSIPRY; this comes from the coding sequence ATGGAACTTACCAAAGAACAGGCAAGCAGATACGGAAGGCATTTGATACTTCCGGAGGTCGGTCCCGAAGGGCAGAAAAAACTGCTCGGGGCGCGGGTGTTGTGCATAGGGGCGGGAGGGCTCGGCTCTCCGCTGGCGCTTTATCTTGCCGCCGCCGGGGTCGGCAACATAGGGATAGTGGATTTTGACGTGGTTGATTTCAGCAACCTTCAGAGGCAGATAATTCACGGCGAAAGCACTCTCGGCCAACTGAAGGCGGAGAGCGCAAAAAAGAGAATAGGCGACCTCAATTCCGATGTGCAAGTTACCATTCACAATGAGAGACTGTCATCCGGCAACGCGATGGAGATAATCGGCGGCTACGATGTGGTGGTGGACGGGACGGACAATTTCCCCACCCGCTACCTTGTGAATGACGCTTGCGTTCTTTCTGGCAAGCCCAATGTTTACGGAAGCATTTTCCGCTTTGAGGGGCAGGTGAGCGTTTTTGACGCCAAAAGGGGCCCGTGCTACAGATGCCTGTATCCCGAACCGCCCCCGCCCGGCCTTGTTCCCAGTTGCGCCGAAGGCGGCGTGCTGGGCGTTCTGCCCGGCATAGTGGGCGCAATGCAGGCGGCGGAAACCGTCAAACTCATCCTCGGCACGGGAGAGCCGCTTGTCGGAAGGTTGCTCTTCATAGACGTCCTTGAGATGTCGCCAAGGGAGATGAAACTCCGCAAAGACAAGTCGTGCCCGATATGCGGAGACGCGCCGACCGTTACCGAACTCATAGACTACGAGCAGTTTTGCGGCATACCCGTCGGAGACGAGAGCATCGCGCAGAGCGCCGTGGGCGAGAATGAAATCAGCGTTGAGGAATTCAGAAAACTCTGGAACGGCGGCGACAGCCCCAAACTTGTGGATGTGAGAGAGCCGCACGAACATGAAATCTGCCGGATAGAGGGCTCTGTTCTGCTGCCCCTGTCCGAGATAGAGGGGAGGATGGGGGAGCTGGACTCCGCCGACAGCATAGTCATCCATTGCCACCACGGCGGCAGAAGCCTCAAGGCGGCGGAGTTGCTGATTGAAAAAGGCTTCACAAAAGTCAAAAGCCTTAAAGGCGGAATAGATGAATGGGCGGAAAAATTTGACCCGTCCATACCCCGTTACTGA
- the rsmI gene encoding 16S rRNA (cytidine(1402)-2'-O)-methyltransferase, producing MPRLYIVATPVGNLEDITFRAARILKEAAAVACEDTRVTRKLLTKYGIKTRLISCHEHNEARAAARIVGILKDGGDVALVTDAGTPLLSDPGHRVVARAAENGFEVSPVPGASALLCALAVCGLPFSGFTFLGFLPRGRARALRALEEAASSPRPFVVYESPKRAASALKLIIEAAGDRPAALCREMTKIYEEVLRGRLSELSDGLAGRETLKGEVVIVVGGPEEGRASLEKDEIKARLAALKEGGAGFREAVAGVSGSASKNAVYNLALEVWGRGARKD from the coding sequence GTGCCGCGTCTTTACATAGTAGCCACCCCGGTCGGAAACCTTGAGGACATCACCTTCAGGGCGGCGCGAATTCTCAAAGAGGCCGCCGCCGTGGCGTGCGAAGACACAAGGGTAACCCGCAAACTGCTGACAAAATACGGAATTAAAACCCGCCTCATATCGTGCCACGAGCACAACGAGGCGCGGGCGGCTGCGCGAATAGTCGGCATACTCAAAGACGGGGGGGACGTCGCCCTTGTTACGGACGCGGGAACGCCTCTGCTTTCCGACCCCGGGCACAGGGTTGTGGCGCGGGCGGCGGAGAACGGCTTTGAGGTCTCGCCCGTGCCGGGCGCGTCCGCGCTTCTTTGCGCCCTTGCCGTTTGCGGGCTTCCGTTTTCGGGGTTCACCTTTCTGGGCTTTCTTCCGCGAGGCCGGGCGCGCGCCCTCAGGGCGCTTGAGGAAGCCGCGTCTTCCCCCCGCCCGTTTGTGGTTTACGAATCGCCGAAGAGGGCGGCGTCCGCGCTTAAACTGATAATTGAGGCGGCGGGAGATCGCCCGGCGGCGCTGTGCCGGGAAATGACCAAGATTTACGAAGAGGTTTTGCGCGGGCGGCTGTCCGAGTTGTCGGACGGTCTTGCGGGGCGGGAGACGCTGAAGGGCGAGGTGGTGATAGTGGTCGGCGGCCCCGAAGAGGGGAGGGCGTCTCTTGAAAAAGATGAGATAAAGGCGCGCCTTGCCGCGCTTAAAGAAGGGGGCGCGGGTTTCAGGGAGGCGGTTGCCGGGGTTTCCGGAAGCGCCTCAAAAAACGCCGTTTACAATCTCGCCCTTGAAGTGTGGGGCAGGGGGGCGCGCAAAGACTAA
- the gatA gene encoding Asp-tRNA(Asn)/Glu-tRNA(Gln) amidotransferase subunit GatA codes for MKDSFPGIAEAARLIKAGEASPTDLVRAAAERIAGIDGELNCFIGFDADAALAAAKVAEKEIAAGGARGALHGVPVALKDLFAVSGMPLTCGSRILENFVPGYDSGVAERLRRAGAVIIGKNNMDEFAMGSSNETSYFGAVKNPWDTARVPGGSSGGCAAAVAAEMCCGAVGTDTGGSIRQPAAFCGVVGMKPTYGRVSRFGMVAFASSLDQAGPLARSVEDAAILLGAISGFDEKDSTSRDTPAPDLIAELNGGVRGLKIAAPREYFNIGGMDGEVENCVREALKDMESLGAEIVDVSMPNTGYAVSAYYVIAPCEASSNLARYDGVRYGRRAGDAQSLEEMIVKSRSEGFGEEVKRRIMLGTHALSSGYYDAYYLKAQKVKTLITEEFYTAFEKADLIMTPTAPEAAFKLGEKTGDPIKMYLSDALTIPANIAGVPAISVPCGLTKSGLPIGAQIIGRRFDEQTVIRAARALESTGRFDGLRPSGI; via the coding sequence GTGAAAGACAGTTTTCCGGGCATAGCCGAAGCGGCGCGGCTCATAAAGGCGGGGGAAGCCTCCCCGACAGACCTTGTCCGCGCGGCGGCGGAGCGCATAGCCGGAATTGACGGCGAACTGAACTGCTTTATCGGATTTGACGCGGACGCGGCGCTTGCCGCCGCAAAAGTTGCGGAAAAAGAGATTGCGGCGGGCGGAGCGCGGGGGGCGCTTCACGGCGTTCCCGTGGCGCTTAAAGACCTGTTCGCGGTGAGCGGCATGCCCCTTACCTGCGGCTCAAGGATTCTTGAAAATTTCGTTCCCGGTTATGACTCCGGCGTTGCCGAACGGCTGAGGCGGGCGGGCGCGGTGATAATCGGAAAAAACAACATGGACGAGTTCGCCATGGGCTCTTCAAACGAGACATCGTATTTCGGGGCGGTAAAAAACCCGTGGGACACGGCAAGAGTTCCGGGCGGCTCAAGCGGCGGTTGCGCGGCGGCGGTTGCGGCGGAAATGTGCTGCGGGGCGGTCGGCACGGACACGGGCGGCTCAATCAGGCAGCCGGCGGCGTTTTGCGGCGTGGTGGGAATGAAGCCCACCTATGGAAGGGTGAGCAGGTTCGGAATGGTCGCGTTTGCGTCATCGCTTGACCAGGCGGGGCCCCTTGCCCGCTCCGTTGAAGACGCCGCAATCCTGCTCGGCGCAATCTCCGGTTTTGACGAAAAAGACTCCACCTCCCGCGACACGCCCGCGCCGGACCTCATTGCGGAACTCAACGGCGGAGTTCGGGGGCTGAAGATCGCCGCGCCGCGCGAGTATTTCAACATCGGCGGCATGGACGGAGAGGTGGAAAACTGCGTGCGCGAGGCGCTCAAAGACATGGAATCCCTCGGCGCGGAAATAGTGGACGTCTCCATGCCCAACACCGGATACGCGGTGAGCGCCTACTATGTAATCGCCCCGTGCGAGGCGAGTTCAAACCTTGCCAGATATGACGGCGTAAGATACGGAAGGCGCGCCGGGGATGCGCAGTCCCTTGAGGAGATGATCGTCAAAAGCCGGAGCGAGGGGTTCGGCGAAGAGGTGAAGAGAAGGATAATGCTCGGCACGCACGCGCTTTCTTCGGGGTATTACGACGCCTACTATCTCAAGGCGCAGAAGGTCAAAACCCTTATCACCGAAGAGTTCTACACCGCATTTGAAAAGGCGGACCTGATAATGACGCCCACCGCGCCGGAGGCGGCTTTCAAACTGGGCGAAAAAACGGGCGACCCGATAAAGATGTATCTGTCGGACGCGCTCACCATCCCCGCCAACATCGCGGGCGTTCCCGCAATTTCCGTCCCGTGCGGGCTCACAAAATCGGGGCTTCCCATAGGCGCTCAAATCATCGGAAGGCGGTTTGACGAGCAAACCGTCATCAGGGCCGCCCGCGCGCTGGAATCAACCGGAAGGTTTGACGGGCTTCGCCCTTCGGGGATTTAG
- the gatC gene encoding Asp-tRNA(Asn)/Glu-tRNA(Gln) amidotransferase subunit GatC: MTKEKITKDEVENAAKLAMLRFDEEETERFRSYLAKILEYMENLNGLDTGGVEPASHALETKARLREDAAAEKSEGATAGAPESADGFFSVPRVVE, from the coding sequence ATGACAAAGGAAAAAATCACAAAAGACGAAGTGGAAAATGCGGCAAAACTCGCAATGCTCCGGTTTGACGAAGAGGAGACGGAGCGGTTTCGCTCCTATCTGGCGAAAATTCTTGAATACATGGAAAACCTGAACGGGCTTGACACGGGTGGGGTTGAGCCCGCCTCTCACGCGCTTGAAACGAAAGCGCGGCTGAGGGAGGACGCCGCGGCGGAAAAAAGCGAAGGCGCAACCGCAGGCGCTCCTGAGTCTGCGGACGGCTTTTTCTCCGTGCCGAGGGTGGTGGAGTGA
- the gshB gene encoding glutathione synthase codes for MNMAFIMDPPESLNPATDTTLVLMLEAQRRGHGVYYVKPETLAARGDAPLCSARRIRVSEPPDDAKDMSGLFRTDAPEEANLGEMDAVWMRKDPPFDMDYVYLTHILSLAEKRGAAVINRPDAIRKSNEKLSALEFARFMPDTLVSKDTERIEEFLAEKKKIVVKPLDGFGGEGIVRIETGADARQLIGKATGGGRVFVMAQEFIREVSGGDKRIIMLDGEPVGAVLRLPPEGGFICNFHSGGSPAKTEITERDREICGALGGHLRRAGIYLAGIDIVGGMLTEINCTSPTCVREINRLEGARLESDIMDFAEDLIRRKGK; via the coding sequence ATGAACATGGCATTCATAATGGACCCGCCGGAGTCTCTGAACCCGGCGACTGACACCACGCTTGTCCTGATGCTTGAGGCTCAGCGGCGCGGGCACGGGGTTTATTACGTGAAGCCCGAAACGCTTGCGGCGCGGGGAGACGCCCCTCTCTGCTCCGCCCGGCGCATACGCGTGAGCGAGCCGCCGGACGATGCAAAAGACATGAGCGGACTTTTCCGCACAGACGCGCCCGAAGAAGCAAACCTCGGAGAGATGGACGCGGTCTGGATGAGAAAAGACCCGCCGTTTGACATGGACTACGTGTATCTGACGCACATCCTCTCGCTTGCGGAAAAACGCGGAGCCGCCGTCATCAACCGGCCGGACGCGATAAGGAAATCAAACGAAAAATTAAGCGCGCTTGAATTCGCGCGCTTCATGCCCGACACGCTTGTCTCAAAAGACACGGAAAGGATTGAGGAGTTCCTCGCCGAAAAGAAAAAAATAGTCGTCAAACCGCTTGACGGTTTCGGCGGAGAGGGAATCGTCCGGATTGAGACCGGCGCGGACGCGCGGCAACTGATAGGGAAAGCGACCGGCGGCGGGCGGGTTTTTGTTATGGCGCAGGAGTTCATACGCGAGGTCTCAGGGGGGGACAAACGGATCATCATGCTTGACGGCGAGCCCGTCGGGGCGGTTCTCAGGCTTCCGCCGGAAGGCGGTTTTATCTGCAATTTTCACTCCGGCGGAAGCCCGGCGAAGACGGAGATAACGGAAAGAGACAGGGAGATATGCGGCGCGCTCGGCGGGCATTTGCGGCGGGCGGGCATATATCTGGCGGGAATAGACATCGTGGGCGGCATGCTTACGGAAATCAACTGCACCAGCCCGACATGCGTGCGCGAAATCAACCGGCTTGAGGGCGCGCGGCTGGAGTCCGATATAATGGATTTCGCCGAAGACCTCATCCGGCGGAAGGGAAAATGA